A part of Miscanthus floridulus cultivar M001 chromosome 6, ASM1932011v1, whole genome shotgun sequence genomic DNA contains:
- the LOC136458318 gene encoding LOW QUALITY PROTEIN: receptor protein kinase-like protein ZAR1 (The sequence of the model RefSeq protein was modified relative to this genomic sequence to represent the inferred CDS: deleted 1 base in 1 codon) codes for MALRLLLLLLAVSTAADALTPDAQALLAFKAAVLQDPTGALANWDATAADPCAWNGVACSSPDPGSAQPRRVVALSLPKKRLVAALPRAPLPSSLRHLNLRSNRLFGPVPPELVAGAPALQSLVLYGNALDGQLPEDLGDLAYLQILDLSSNAINGSLPSSILKCRRLRALALARNNLTGPLPAGFGAELAALERLDLSFNGFSGTIPEDIGNLSRLQGTVDLSHNHLSGPIPASLGRLPEKVYIDLTYNNLSGPIPQNGALENRGPTAFVGNPGLCGPPLKNPCAPSSNPSLPNEGGDSSAPEAAGGGKGKNKGLGKVAIVAIVLSDVVGILIIALVFFYCYWRAVSTKDRSKGHGAAAGSKGSKCGKDCGCFSRDESKTPSEHAEQYDLVALDQHVRFDLDELLKASAFVLGKSGIGIVYKVVLEDGLTMAVRRLGEGGLQRFKEFQTEVEAIGKVRHPNIVTLRAYYWSFDEKLLIYDYIPNGSLSAAIHGKPGMMTSPQLPWEARVKIMKGVAKGMSFLHEFSPKKYVHGDLRPNNVLLGTNMEPFISDFGLGRLANIAGASPFVQSDRVGLEKEQSQQSDASVSPLTSKGSCYQAPEALKTLKPSQKWDVYSYGVVLLEMITGRSPSALLETMQMDLVQWVQFCIEDKKPSADVLDPFLAQDSEREDEMIAVLKVALACVQANPERRPLMRHVAETLERLNGSS; via the exons ATGGCGCTCCGTcttctgctcctcctcctcgccgtctccaccgccgccgacgcGCTCACGCCGGACGCCCAGGCGCTGCTGGCGTTCAAGGCGGCCGTCCTGCAAGACCCCACGGGGGCGCTCGCCAACTGGGACGCCACCGCCGCGGACCCTTGCGCCTGGAACGGGGTCGCCTGCTCCTCCCCTGACCCCGGCTCCGCCCAGCCCCGCCGCGTCGTCGCGCTCTCCCTCCCTAAGAAGCGCCTCGTCGCGGCGCTCCCTAGGGCCCCGCTCCCGTCCTCGCTCCGCCACCTCAACCTCCGCAGCAACCGCCTCTTCGGGCCCGTCCCACCCGAGCTCGTCGCGGGGGCGCCCGCGCTCCAGAGCCTCGTCCTCTACGGGAACGCGCTCGACGGCCAGCTCCCCGAGGACCTCGGTGACCTGGCCTACCTCCAGATCCTCGACCTCTCCTCCAACGCCATCAACGGCTCCCTCCCGTCTTCGATCCTCAAATGCCGCAGGCTCCGCGCGCTCGCGCTCGCGCGGAACAACCTCACGGGCCCGCTCCCCGCCGGGTTCGGCGCCGAGCTCGCCGCGCTGGAACGGCTTGACCTCTCCTTCAACGGCTTCTCCGGCACCATCCCGGAGGACATCGGGAACCTGTCCAGGCTCCAGGGCACGGTCGACCTCTCGCACAACCACTTATCGGGCCCCATCCCGGCGAGCCTTGGCAGGCTGCCGGAGAAGGTCTACATCGATCTCACCTACAACAACCTCTCCGGTCCCATCCCGCAGAACGGGGCGCTAGAGAACCGGGGCCCCACGGCGTTCGTCGGCAACCCGGGCCTCTGCGGGCCGCCGCTTAAGAACCCCTGCGCGCCGTCGTCCAACCCTTCCCTGCCCAATGAGGGAGGGGACTCGTCGGCACCCGAGGCAGCCGGTGGTGGCAAGGGGAAGAACAAGGGGCTGGGGAAGGTTGCCATTGTGGCCATCGTGCTCAGTGATGTTGTGGGGATTTTGATCATTGCACTGGTGTTCTTCTACTGCTACTGGAGGGCGGTTTCAACCAAGGACAGGAGCAAGGGGCACGGTGCGGCTGCTGGTTCTAAAGGGTCCAAGTGTGGCAAGGATTGTGGATGTTTCAGCAGGGATGAGTCCAAGACTCCGTCCGAGCACGCGGAGCAGTACGATCTCGTGGCATTGGACCAGCATGTGAGGTTTGATCTGGATGAGCTGCTCAAGGCATCAGCTTTTGTGCTGGGGAAGAGTGGGATTGGAATCGTTTATAAGGTGGTTCTTGAGGACGGGCTCACGATGGCAGTTAGGCGGCTTGGGGAGGGGGGATTGCAGAGGTTTAAGGAGTTTCAGACTGAGGTTGAGGCGATTGGCAAGGTCCGGCATCCCAACATTGTTACCTTGAGGGCTTATTACTGGTCTTTTGATGAGAAGCTGCTGATATATGATTACATTCCTAATGGCAGCCTCTCTGCAGCAATTCATG GTAAACCTGGGATGATGACA TCACCCCAGTTGCCATGGGAAGCCCGAGTAAAGATCATGAAAGGAGTTGCCAAGGGTATGTCTTTCCTGCATGAATTCAGCCCCAAAAAGTATGTCCATGGTGACTTGAGGCCAAACAATGTCCTCCTTGGAACAAATATGGAGCCGTTCATTTCAGATTTCGGCCTTGGGCGACTTGCAAACATTGCAGGAGCATCACCATTTGTGCAATCAGACCGAGTTGGTTTAGAAAAGGAACAGAGCCAGCAATCAGATGCCTCAGTGAGCCCTCTCACGAGCAAAGGGTCATGCTACCAAGCTCCGGAAGCGCTGAAGACACTGAAGCCCTCGCAGAAATGGGACGTTTACTCCTATGGTGTCGTGTTGCTTGAAATGATCACTGGCCGATCACCCTCTGCTCTCTTGGAAACCATGCAAATGGATCTTGTTCAATGGGTCCAATTCTGCATCGAAGACAAGAAACCATCTGCTGATGTGCTGGACCCTTTCCTTGCCCAAGATTCTGAACGGGAAGATGAGATGATCGCAGTGCTGAA